The genomic segment CTGATCCTGACCCGCGAGGACGCGGAAACGGGGCTGAAGATCATGCGGGAGGCGCTGGCCGCCCTCTAAGGTCTGCTGCACCGAGGCTGGGCCGTGGAGCGAAGGGTTCCACGGCCCAGCGTTCATGTCCCCGTGTTACGCTGGCATCAGAAAGGAGCGCCGCCCATGACCCTGACGGACTCACCGCTCAAAATCGCTGACCCGACCCGGACCGGTTACGCCGCCGAGGTCGTGGCAAACGCTTTTCTCGACCTCGCGCGGGCTGAGGGCCGCAGCCTCACGCAGATGCAGCTTCACAAGCTGGTGTACATCGCGCATGGGTGGACGCTCGCGCTGCTGGGGCGGCCGCTGATCTACAACACCGTTCACGCCTGGCAGTACGGCCCCATCGTGCGGCGGCTGTGGGACCACTGGGGCGGGCGGGGCCGGGCACCCATCGCGGAGCCGCTGGCCGTCTCGCCTGGCGAGCCCGACCTGAGTGACGACCCGGCCGCGCTGGAGGTCATCCGCAGCGTGTGGGCCACCTACGGCCAGATGAGCGGCGAGGAACTCTCGCGCCTGACCCACCTGGACGGCAGCCCCTGGCGGCAGGTCTTCGGCCACGCGGCCGACCTGATTCCCAACGAGGTCACCCGCGAGTACTACACCGCCCTGGCCCGCAGCGCCTGAGCCGGGGGCATGAGCGACCCCCGCTCCGAGCCGCCGCTGCCGCTGAGCGCCATTCATGCCCGCGTGGAGGGCGGCCTGGAAACCGAGCGCCGCCAGCGGGCCGACGAGGATTACCTGCGCCAGCGGCAGGCTCTCACGCTCCGGGAGGTCCGGGCGCAGCAGCGGTGGCGCGGCTGGGCGGGCTTCGCGGTCTTCGCGCTGGCGACCGCGTGGCTGATCGCGGACGTGGTCCTGACCCTGGCGGTGGGCTGGGGCACCCTGGGGGGCCGCCCCTTCCGGCTGGAGCCGGGCGTGATCATCGCCTTCCTGACCACAAGTACGGCGACCGTGATCGGCCTCTTTCTGGTCTTCCTGCGCTGGCTCTACCCGCAGGACCCCGTGCGCGAGGCCACCACGACGGTCCTCGCCGAGAGCCGGGACAGCCGGGGGCGATAGCCCTCCCCAGCTACGCCGTCTGCCGCAGGTAGCGCACCACGTCCGCCGCGTGGCTCGCCGGGTTCACCGTGCGCCAGTGGTGGGCGACCTTGCCCTCGGGGTCGATCAGGAAGGTCTGCCGCCCGGCCAGCCCCATCAGCCCGCCGAGGCCGCCCATCACGCCGTAAGCGCGGCACAGGGTGCGGTCGCCGTCGGGAATCAGGGGGAAGGAGAGGTCGCAACTCTCGCGGAACTTGGCCTGCCGCGCTTCCGTGTCGGTGCTCACGCCGATGACGGCGGCGTTCAGGCGCTCGAACTCCGGCAGGGCCGCCTCGAAGCGCTGCGCTTCCACCGAGCAGCCGGGCGTGCTCGCGCGGGGGTAAAAGTACAGCACGACCCAGCGGCCCCGCAGGTCCGCGAGCCGGACGGGCTGGCCGTCGTCGCTGCGGGTGTCGAAGTCGGGAGCGGGCTGGCCGACGCGGGGAGACATGCCCCCGATTGTACCGGGCCACCTACAATGCGCCCGTGCCCGCCCCTCCGCCTGCCCCCGGCCGCCTCTTTGTCGGCACCTCCGGCTGGACCTACCGCCACTGGCGGGGCGAGTTCTACCCGGCCGGGCTGGTGCAGCGGCGCGAGCTGGCCTACCTCGCCGAGCGGCTGGGCAGCGTGGAGATCAACGGCTCCTTCTACTCCTTGCAACGTCCGGACACCTACGCCCGCTGGGGGGCCGAGGTGCCGCCCGGCTTCGTTTTCGCGGTGAAGGGTGGGCGCTTCGTCACCCATATGAAGAAGCTGCGCGGGGTGCGCGGCCCGCTCGCCAACTTCTTCGCGTCGGGGGTGCTGCGGCTGGGTGGGCGGCTGGGGCCGGTGCTGTGGCAACTGCCCGAACAGGTGCGCTTCGCCCCGGAGGTGCTGGGGGCATTCCTGGCCCTGCTGCCGCGCACCACCGGGGAAGCCGCCCGCCTCGCCGCCGAACACGACGAGCGGCTGACGGGCCGGGCGTGGACCGAGGCAGGGGAGGACCGCCCCCTGCGCCACGCGCTGGAGGTGCGGCATGGGAGTTTCCTCACGCCCGAAGTGCCCGCCCTGCTGCGCCGCTTCGGGGTCGCCCTCGTCGTCGCGGACGCGGCGGGGCACTTTCCGCTGGTGGAGGAGGTGACCGCCGACTTCGTGTATGTGCGGCTGCACGGTTCGCGCGAGCTGTACCGCAGCGGCTATGACCCCGACGAGATCGGGGCCTGGGCCGCGCGAGTACGGGCCTGGCGGGAGGGCGGGGAACCGCCGGATGCCCGCCGCCTGACCGGCCTCCCGCTGCCCCGGCAGCCCCGCGACGTGTACGTGTACTTCGACAACGACATCGGCGCCCACGCTCCCCGTGACGCGCTCGCGCTGGCCTCGGCGCTGGGGGTGACGTGGCCGGGGGAGAGGTGAGGCGGCCCCCGGCGCTGGGCCGTCCGCTTCAGCCCTACGCCGGGCAGACTGTCGTGGTGGGCGTCTCCGGTGGGGCCGACAGCGTGGCCCTCCTGCGGGCGCTGCTCCTGGCGGGGGCGCGGCCCGTCGTCGCCCACCTCGACCACGCCCTGCGCGAGGATTCAGCCCAGGACGCGGCCTGGGTGGAGGCGCTGGCGGGGCGGCTGGGGGTGCCCTTCCACGGCACGCGGGTGGAGGTGGGCGCGGTCGCCGCCCGGCGCGGTTGGAACCTGGAAGACGCGGCCCGCCGAGTGCGCTACGAGTTCCTCTCGCGGGCGGCGAAGGCGGCGGGGGCCTCGGCCATCCTGACGGCCCACACCCGCCGCGATCAGGCGGAAACGGTGCTGGTGGAACTGCTGCGCGGTGAGGCAGTCCTGAGCGGCATTCCCCCCGTGCGGGGCCGCGTCCACCGCCCCTGGCTGGACGTGTCCCGCGCCGATGTGGAAGCCTTCCTGCGCTCGCTGGGCCAGGACTGGCGCGAGGACCCCACAAATGCCGACCTCACCCGGACGCGGGCGTGGCTGCGTGGCGAGGTCATGCCTCTGCTGGCCACTCGCTTTCCTGGCCTGGAGGCTGCCCTCGCCCGCCTCGCCCGCCTTGCCCGTGAAGACGATGCGGCCTTGGAGGCCCTCGCCGCCCGGCTGACCGAGCACGCGCCCCGGACCCGGCAGCCCGCCGCCGTCCTGCGCCGTCACGTGGCGCGGGCGCTGGAGGACGCGGGCCTGGCCTACCACGCCGAGCACGTCGGGGCACTCGCCGCTGCTCTGGGGGCGGGGGAGACGGCCCACGTCACCCTGCCGGGGGGCCGGGACGTGACCGCGACGGGCGGGCGGCTACACCTGCGCCCGCTGGGGTGGCCTGCCCCCGATTTCCCGGTCCCACCCGGCTGGACCCTCCGCACCCGGCAGCCCGGCGATCGGCTGCGTCTGCCCGGAGGCACCCGCAAGCTCAGCGACGTGTTCACCGACGCGAAGGTGCCCCGCCCCGAGCGGGACCGCGTGCCCCTGCTGACGGTGGGGGATGACGTGCAGTGGGTGGGCCTGCACCCCCCCGTGTGGGCGGTCGGAGCGCGGGAAGCGGCGGGCGTGGCCCCGGACCCCCTCCATACGGCGATGGGCGAGGCCCTCGCGCTGGCGGGGGAAGCGGCGGGGCACGGCGAGGTCCCCGTGGGCGCCGTCGTGCTGGGGCCGGACGGCGCGGTGGTCGGCCGGGGCCGCAACACCAGCCGCGAGCATGGCGACATGACCCGGCACGCTGAACTCGGAGCGCTGCGAGAAGCGACCCGTACCCTGGGGACGCCCTACCTCACGGCCTGCACCCTCGTCGTGACGCTGGAGCCGTGCCCGATGTGCCTGGGAGCGGCGTTGGAGGCGCGGGTGGGCCGGATCGTGTACGGGGCTGCCAACCCCAAGGCGGGAGCGCTGGGCGGCGTCAGCGACCTATTGGCCCACCATTGGGGCCACCGCCCCGAGGTGACGGGCGGTGTGCGGGCGGGGGAAGCGGCGCGGCTGCTCCGGCAGAGTTTTCAGGCCGTGCGGCGGCAAACCGAATAGTCCCCCCCGCTCGCCCTCACGGTCCTACGCGGCACCGCCGTCGCAGCCGCCACCATCAGACCCGCTGCCCAGGTCGCAGGCGTCCCCGACACTGCCTCCGACGATGGAATCGCTGTCTGCGCTGCGGAGGAGAGGCAGGAAACCGCTCCGGGGAATCGTTCCCAGCCCCAGGATGACCAGGACGCCACCCAGCACCGAGGCCCAGTCCCAGGGCAGCAGGAAGCACAGGGTGGCAAGCAGCAGAGCAACGGCGAAAAAAGGGAGTCGCATAGAAAACCTCCGGACCGCGAATGGAATGGGGGAACCTCCTGCAGTTGAGCAGAGGACCGTCAAGCCAGCGTCAGCCGGGAGGCCCGGTCCACGACCCGCCGGTCCAGCAAAGGGGCCGGGGCGGGTGCTCCGGCCTCCCTCCTTCATCCGTGCCTACACTTCCAACGGCACATCCACGCCGAGTTCGGCCAGCACGGTGCGGATCGCCGCCGTGTCCATTCCGGCGCGGGCGTGGACGCTCTCCACCGTCGCGTGCTCCTGAAACTCGTCGGGGAGGCCCAGCACCCGCACGGGCACCCGCAGGCCCATCCCGTTCAGCGCTTCGAGCACCGCACTTCCGAAGCCGCCCACGATGGTGTTGTCCTCCACCGTGATCAGGGCGCGGGCTTTGCCCGCCACCTCGCGCAGCATCGCCTCGTCGAGCGGCTTGACGAAGCGGGCATTCACCACACCCACGCCGGGGAGGCCCTCGGCGGCCTTGCGGGCGTAGTCCAGCGCCTTGCCCCCGGCCAGGAGAACCACGTCGTCCCCCTCCTGCACGCGCTCCCAGGTGCCCCATTCCAGCTCGGGCCAGGTGCCCTCCGGCACGCGCTCGGTGTTGCCGCGTGGGTAACGGATGGCGAAGGGGCCGGGATGCTCCTGCGCGTACTTCAGCATCCCGCGCAGCTCGGCGGCGTCCTTGGGGAGGCCAATCCGGACGTTGGGAATCGAGCGCAGGTAACTCAGGTCGAAGACCCCGTTGTGGGTGGCCCCGTCCGCCCCCACGATGCCCGCCCGGTCGATGGCGAAAGTCACGTTGAGGTTCTCGATCGCCACGTCGTGCAGCACCTGATCGTAAGCCCGTTGCAGGAAGGTCGAATAGATCGCCACGACGGGCCGCAGCCCCTGCAAGGCCATACCTGCCGCCGCCGTGACGGCCACGTCCTCCGCGATGCCCACGTCGAGGTAGCGGTGGGGGTGGACCTGGCTGTAGCGCACCAGCCCGCTGCCCTCGCGCATGGCGGGGGTGACCACGAAGGTGCGGGGGTCGCGGGCGGCGAGTTCGGTCACCGCGTCCCCGAAGGCGCTGCTCCACGAGTAGGCGCTGCTCGGCGCGTACTCCCCGGTCGCGGGGTCGAACTTGGCGGGGCCGTGCCAGAAGATGGGGTCGGCCTCGGCGTAGCTCAGGCCCTTGCCCTTCTTGGTGACCACGTGCAGCAGCGTGGGGCCGTCGAGGTCCACGAGGTGTTCGAGCAGCCACACGAGTTCCTGCACGTTGTGCCCGTCCACCGGCCCGACGTAGCGCAGGCCCATCGCCGCGAAGGGGTTCACGCTGGCCGGGTCGAAGAAGTGCCGGGTGGAACTCTTGGCGCGGCTCATCAGGTCGGCCAGCGGCTTGCTGAGCGCCTCCACCGCCTTTTTGCCCGCCCCCTCACCCTCCTGGAACCACTTCTGGACCTGCAGGCCGCGCATGAACTTGTTCAGCGCCCCCACGTTCTCCGAGATGCTCATCTCGTTGTCGTTCAGGACAATCAGCATGGGCCGCCCCAGGTCCCCGATGGTGTTCAGCGCGGCCAGGGCCATGCCGCCCGTCAGTGAGCCGTCCCCGATCACGGCGGCGATGCGGTGCTTTTGCCCCTGCGCGTCGCGGGCCAGCGCCATGCCCAGTGCGTTGGCCAAGGACGTGCTCGCGTGCCCTACCGTGATCGCGTCGTGCTCGTTCTCGCTGACCTTGGTAAAGCCGCTCAGCCCCCCCTCCTTTTTCAGGGTGGGCATCTGCCCCCGGCGTCCGGTGAGCATCTTGTGCGCGTAGGCCTGGTGCCCCACGTCGAAGAGGATGCGGTCGCGCGGCGAGTCGAGGACGTAGTGCAGCGCCACGATCAGGTCGGTGGCTCCCAGCGAGGACGCGAGGTGCAGTCCGCCCACCGAGCAGACCCGCACGATCTCGTCCCGCAGTTCGGCGGACAGCTGCGGCAGGTCCTCGCGGGCGAGCGTCTTGAGGTCTTCCGGACTGTGGATGCGGTCGAGGAGGGGAGTCAGGGGTTCAGTCATGGGACGCCTCCTGGCGGGTGGGCACGGGGCCGGTCATGGCCCCACGGTAGCGGGTGGGGAGGCTCACGGCTTCCCCCCAAAGTTGCGGGCGGTCAGGAGCAGGCCCTCCGGGGTGCGGACCTCGCCCACGAAGGGCGCAAACCACAGCTGCTGCACCTGCGGCGAGAAGAGGCCGCCCACGTCGTCCCCGATCTGCCGGGTGACCACCCAGACCTCGAAGGTCCCGGCGGGGGTGGTGACCCGGCGGCGGTCCTGCACGTCGTAGCGGTAGCGCAAGGTGCCCTGGGCCTGCACCTTGCCGTCGTCGCCGGTCAGGGTCACCCGGCTGACGCCCTCCCAGTTCAAGCCTACCCGCCACGCGCCCTCGGCGGGGGCCTCCAGCCACGCGGGGTCCAGCCGCACACTCACGCCGGGTTTGCGAAAGCCCAGCAGCCGCACCCCCTCGGCGCCGATCTGCCGGAACCACGTCTGCTGGGCGCCGCGCCCCGTCAGCTCGAAGGCCAGCGCCGTCTGCCCGGCGAACACCGTCGGCCCCAGCGCCCGCAGGGTGTAGGGCTGCCCGCCCGCCGCCTCGCCCTCGGGCTGGTAGGTCCAGGTCAGGCCCGTCTCCAGCGGGGAGAAGGACACGCGGTTGACGGGCGTGCTTGACGCCACGGGCGTCCCCTGCGACTGCGGTGCCGTGGCGGGCGCACAGCCCACCAGCAGCGCTGCCCCCAGGAGCGCTGGGGAAAGGATTCGGCGGAGGTGGCCGGACATGGTGGACAGGGTAAGGCTGGGCATCCCCTCCATTCTGTCAGCCATCATGAAGTTCCGCTGACGGGTGGGGGAGGGCCACAGCAAAAGAGGGCACCCGGCGGTGCCCCCACGAGGACCGGGTGGGCCTCAGCCCTGGCTGTCGCTGGGAGGGGTGCTGCCCTGCCCCGCGCCGCCCTGGCCGCCCTGCACCCGCGCCTTGAGCGCGGCGAAGGCGTCGTCGAGTTCGCGGTCGCGCCCGAGGTCGGCGAGCTGGGCGTCGAGGTCGCCCTCCTGCCGCAGCTGGGTCATGGCCTGGTTGCGGTCTTCCATGTGCAGGACCTTGCGTTCCATGTCCTCGAAGGCGTCCATCGCGCCGCCCGCCTTGCCGAAGCCGCTGACGCGCTCCAGGGTCGCTCCGGCCTGCGCGGTCTTCTGCCGGGCAGCGAGCAGCGACTTGCGCGACTCCATCTCGTCGATCTTGGCTTCCAGCGCCCGGAGCTGGGTCTTGAGCTGATCGACCGTGGCCGTCTGGGTGCCGACCTGCTCCTCGAACCCCCGGGCGAGGTCCTTGTGGTTCTGCGAGCGGCGCAGGGCCTCGCGGGCAAGCTCCTCGTTCCCGGCCCGCAGCGCCTCTTCCGCCTTCTTCTCGTATTCCTCGGCGAGCTTGCGGTTGGTGCCCGACTCGCGGGTGAGCTTGGCGCTCTGGCTCATGGCCTCGGCCACCTCGCTGCGGGCCTCGGCGTAGGCCGAGCGCATGTCGAGCAGGGCCTGGTCGATGATCTTGGCGGGGTCCTCGGCGCGGCTGATCAGGTCGTTGACGTTGGCACGGAGCAGGCGGGACAGGCGATCGAGAATGCTCATGGGTGGTTCCTCCTTGCGGTCATGATTACGCAGGGGGGCCAGCGTGGGTTGCGTCCGGGCCAAAGCCTCAAGGGGACGTGAAGTGCTGGATGAAAGGCGCAGGGGAGGCGGGCCAGATGGCTGCCTCCCCCCACGTTGGTGCAACGGCGCTCAGAAGATGATCGGCCTCAGCCCCACGCTGGCCGACCCGCAGGCGACCGTGACGTTGTTGCCCGCCGGGCTGAAGGTGCAGCCCAGCGCCCGCAGGCCCGCGAGCGGGAAAATCAGGTTCTTGCCGTCCGAGGCGGGGACCAGCGGAAGCTGCACGGTGCCCGAGCCGAGTTGCGCGGCCTTCTGGCCCGCCGTCACGGTGAGGGGGTCGCCGCCGCTGCGGGCGAGGCGGAACTTGCCGCCCCCCAGCGAGGTCACGTTGACCACACCCACGAGGTCGCTGCCCAGGACGTAGGGCTCGCCTCTCACCACGCCCGCCGGGGTCGCGGGACGGGGAGCCGCCGCCGTGGCCGTGGCCTGCGCCGCGTCCACCACCAGCAGCGTCTCGGTGGCCGAGAGGGGCGCCATCAGCAGGTAGGCGGCCACCGGGCCATTCGCGGTGCCCGACACCAGCAGCGAGCTGGCCTGGCTGTTCGCGGGGGTCTTCCAGTCCCCCAGGGCGCGGGTGCCCAGCTTGCCGCGCACGAGTGCCCGCGTAGACGCGGGGGAGTTCTTGACGTACAGGCACACCGCCGCCGCACTGACCTTGAGGGTCCCTGGGCAGC from the Deinococcus sp. NW-56 genome contains:
- a CDS encoding Panacea domain-containing protein; the encoded protein is MTLTDSPLKIADPTRTGYAAEVVANAFLDLARAEGRSLTQMQLHKLVYIAHGWTLALLGRPLIYNTVHAWQYGPIVRRLWDHWGGRGRAPIAEPLAVSPGEPDLSDDPAALEVIRSVWATYGQMSGEELSRLTHLDGSPWRQVFGHAADLIPNEVTREYYTALARSA
- a CDS encoding peroxiredoxin — encoded protein: MSPRVGQPAPDFDTRSDDGQPVRLADLRGRWVVLYFYPRASTPGCSVEAQRFEAALPEFERLNAAVIGVSTDTEARQAKFRESCDLSFPLIPDGDRTLCRAYGVMGGLGGLMGLAGRQTFLIDPEGKVAHHWRTVNPASHAADVVRYLRQTA
- a CDS encoding DUF72 domain-containing protein — protein: MPAPPPAPGRLFVGTSGWTYRHWRGEFYPAGLVQRRELAYLAERLGSVEINGSFYSLQRPDTYARWGAEVPPGFVFAVKGGRFVTHMKKLRGVRGPLANFFASGVLRLGGRLGPVLWQLPEQVRFAPEVLGAFLALLPRTTGEAARLAAEHDERLTGRAWTEAGEDRPLRHALEVRHGSFLTPEVPALLRRFGVALVVADAAGHFPLVEEVTADFVYVRLHGSRELYRSGYDPDEIGAWAARVRAWREGGEPPDARRLTGLPLPRQPRDVYVYFDNDIGAHAPRDALALASALGVTWPGER
- the tilS gene encoding tRNA lysidine(34) synthetase TilS, giving the protein MRRPPALGRPLQPYAGQTVVVGVSGGADSVALLRALLLAGARPVVAHLDHALREDSAQDAAWVEALAGRLGVPFHGTRVEVGAVAARRGWNLEDAARRVRYEFLSRAAKAAGASAILTAHTRRDQAETVLVELLRGEAVLSGIPPVRGRVHRPWLDVSRADVEAFLRSLGQDWREDPTNADLTRTRAWLRGEVMPLLATRFPGLEAALARLARLAREDDAALEALAARLTEHAPRTRQPAAVLRRHVARALEDAGLAYHAEHVGALAAALGAGETAHVTLPGGRDVTATGGRLHLRPLGWPAPDFPVPPGWTLRTRQPGDRLRLPGGTRKLSDVFTDAKVPRPERDRVPLLTVGDDVQWVGLHPPVWAVGAREAAGVAPDPLHTAMGEALALAGEAAGHGEVPVGAVVLGPDGAVVGRGRNTSREHGDMTRHAELGALREATRTLGTPYLTACTLVVTLEPCPMCLGAALEARVGRIVYGAANPKAGALGGVSDLLAHHWGHRPEVTGGVRAGEAARLLRQSFQAVRRQTE
- the dxs gene encoding 1-deoxy-D-xylulose-5-phosphate synthase, which codes for MTEPLTPLLDRIHSPEDLKTLAREDLPQLSAELRDEIVRVCSVGGLHLASSLGATDLIVALHYVLDSPRDRILFDVGHQAYAHKMLTGRRGQMPTLKKEGGLSGFTKVSENEHDAITVGHASTSLANALGMALARDAQGQKHRIAAVIGDGSLTGGMALAALNTIGDLGRPMLIVLNDNEMSISENVGALNKFMRGLQVQKWFQEGEGAGKKAVEALSKPLADLMSRAKSSTRHFFDPASVNPFAAMGLRYVGPVDGHNVQELVWLLEHLVDLDGPTLLHVVTKKGKGLSYAEADPIFWHGPAKFDPATGEYAPSSAYSWSSAFGDAVTELAARDPRTFVVTPAMREGSGLVRYSQVHPHRYLDVGIAEDVAVTAAAGMALQGLRPVVAIYSTFLQRAYDQVLHDVAIENLNVTFAIDRAGIVGADGATHNGVFDLSYLRSIPNVRIGLPKDAAELRGMLKYAQEHPGPFAIRYPRGNTERVPEGTWPELEWGTWERVQEGDDVVLLAGGKALDYARKAAEGLPGVGVVNARFVKPLDEAMLREVAGKARALITVEDNTIVGGFGSAVLEALNGMGLRVPVRVLGLPDEFQEHATVESVHARAGMDTAAIRTVLAELGVDVPLEV
- a CDS encoding DUF3108 domain-containing protein, whose amino-acid sequence is MSGHLRRILSPALLGAALLVGCAPATAPQSQGTPVASSTPVNRVSFSPLETGLTWTYQPEGEAAGGQPYTLRALGPTVFAGQTALAFELTGRGAQQTWFRQIGAEGVRLLGFRKPGVSVRLDPAWLEAPAEGAWRVGLNWEGVSRVTLTGDDGKVQAQGTLRYRYDVQDRRRVTTPAGTFEVWVVTRQIGDDVGGLFSPQVQQLWFAPFVGEVRTPEGLLLTARNFGGKP
- a CDS encoding PspA/IM30 family protein; the protein is MSILDRLSRLLRANVNDLISRAEDPAKIIDQALLDMRSAYAEARSEVAEAMSQSAKLTRESGTNRKLAEEYEKKAEEALRAGNEELAREALRRSQNHKDLARGFEEQVGTQTATVDQLKTQLRALEAKIDEMESRKSLLAARQKTAQAGATLERVSGFGKAGGAMDAFEDMERKVLHMEDRNQAMTQLRQEGDLDAQLADLGRDRELDDAFAALKARVQGGQGGAGQGSTPPSDSQG